Sequence from the Sphingomonas sp. SORGH_AS_0950 genome:
CGACACCGCCAGCAGCGGCACGCCCTTCACCTGGCTGAGCCCGTCCTCGAGCGCCTTCTTTACGCCGTTGAACAGCGAGGACGGACTTTCCGCCACGTCCCATTTGTTGAGCGCGATCAGCAGCGCGCGGCCTTCTTCCAGCACGCGGTCGGCGATGCGCAGGTCCTGCGACTCCAGCCCCAGCGTCGCGTCGAGCAGCAGGACGACGACCTCGGCGAAGTCGACCGCACGCAGGGCATCGGCGACCGACAGCTTTTCCAGCTTGTCCTGCACCTTCGCCTTTTTGCGCATGCCCGCCGTGTCGATCAGGCGAACCTGCCGCACTTCGCCGTCCCGGTCGCGCCATTCCCAGTCGATCGCGATCGAATCGCGCGTGATCCCGGCCTCGGGGCCCGTGATCAGCCGGTCCTGGCCGAGGAAACGGTTGATCAGCGTCGACTTGCCCGCATTGGGGCGGCCGACGATCGCGAGCTTCAGCGGGGCATAAGGATTGTCGAGATCGACCTCCTCTTCTTCCTCCTCATCCTCGCGGTCGATGAAGGGCAGCAGCGCCTCGAACAGGTCGCCCACGCCTTCGCCATGCTCGGCGGACAGCTGGACCGGGTCGCCAAAGCCCAGCGCGAGCGTCTCGAGGACGCCCTGCTCGGCGGCACGGCCTTCGGCCTTGTTCGCGGCGAGCACGATGGGGGTGTTCGAGCTGCGCAGCCAGCGGGCGATTTCCTCGTCCAGGGGCATGACGCCTGCGCGCGCATCGACCAGGAACAGCGCGACATCGGCCTCGCCGATCGCGGCTTCGGTCTGGCGGCGCATCCGGCCGGGCAGGGTATCGGGGTCTTCGTCCTCGTAACCCGCCGTGTCGATCACGCGGAAATCGAGGCCTAGGAGATGCGCGTCGCCTTCACGCCGGTCGCGCGTCACGCCAGGCCGGTCGTCGACCAGCGCCAGCTTCTTGCCGACCAGACGGTTGAACAGCGTCGACTTGCCGACATTGGGTCGGCCGACGATCGCGACGATAGGGAGTTTAGCCATCACGCTGCGTTAGCGAAAGCCGAGCCCTTCGTCACGGTACAAACGTATCGCCTCCCCGACCGTGCCGGGGAGGCGCAAGCGATCACTTGTAAGCGGTGACCCGCCCCTTCTGATCCAGAACGTACAGCGTGCCGTTCGCGACGATCGGCGGCAGCGCGAAGGGCGCCTTGGTGTCGACCGTCGCCTCGACCGAGCCGTCGCCCGGATTGGCATAGACGATCTGCCCTTCCGAATTGGTCAGGATCAGGCGGTTGCCCGCCAGCACCGGACCGAACCAGGTGATCGCGCCGGTCTTCTTCTTCTCGTTGTGGAAACGCTGGAGCTGGGCGATCCAGCGTGCCTTGCCGCTCGACCGGGCGAGCGCGACCAGACGCGCATCGTCGGTGACGAGGAAGATCCATTCGCCCGCGATCCACGGCGTCGAGATACCGGCGAAATTCTGTTCCCACAGCCGCTGTCCGGTCGACAGCTCCAGCGCGACCATGCGGCCGCCCTGGCCCAGCGCATAGACGCGGCCCTGGTCAATCACCGGCGCGGCGTCGATGTCGGACAGGCTCGACACCGAGGTCGAGATGGTCGTGCGCGACAGCGCGTCCTGCCACAGCATGCGGCCATTCTCATAGCGATAGGCGTTCAGCTCGCCGCTGGAGAAACCGGCGATCACCGTGCCCTGGCTGGCCGACGGGGCGGCGACGCCGAGCACGCCCTGCGTGCCAAGCGTCCCCTGCCCCGCCCAGACGATCTTACCATCGGCCTGGTTGATCGCATAAAGCTGGTTGTCCTGGGTCAGGACATAGACATTGCCGTTGGCGATCGTCGGCGAACCGCGCAGCGGGCCGCTGGGCTTGGCGCGCCACAGCACCTTGCCGTCGGCCGCGCTGGCGGCGATCACGTCGCCCAGGCCGTCGGTGGCGAAGACGGTGCCGGAATCATAGCTGACCCCGCCGCCGAAACGGGCCGAACGGTTGGCCTCCCCCTCGCTGACCGCGGTCGACCAGAGCTTGGCCCCGGTATCGGCGTTCATGGCGATGACGTTGCCGTCGACATCGACGACGAACAGCTTGCCCTCTGCCACCACCGGCGCGGTGGTCAGCGGATCGCGGGCCGAGCCGCCGTCGATCGTGCTCTGCCACAGACGCTGCGGCTGCGCCGCCAGCGCGAGCTGTCCCATCGACTTGGCGGCATTGCCACCCGGCTGTGA
This genomic interval carries:
- the der gene encoding ribosome biogenesis GTPase Der; the protein is MAKLPIVAIVGRPNVGKSTLFNRLVGKKLALVDDRPGVTRDRREGDAHLLGLDFRVIDTAGYEDEDPDTLPGRMRRQTEAAIGEADVALFLVDARAGVMPLDEEIARWLRSSNTPIVLAANKAEGRAAEQGVLETLALGFGDPVQLSAEHGEGVGDLFEALLPFIDREDEEEEEEVDLDNPYAPLKLAIVGRPNAGKSTLINRFLGQDRLITGPEAGITRDSIAIDWEWRDRDGEVRQVRLIDTAGMRKKAKVQDKLEKLSVADALRAVDFAEVVVLLLDATLGLESQDLRIADRVLEEGRALLIALNKWDVAESPSSLFNGVKKALEDGLSQVKGVPLLAVSAATGKGLDTLIEAAFETRAAWSKRVPTGELNRWFERAVDANPPPAPGGKRIKLRYVTQVKSRPPSFVIFGTRVDQLPASYERYLVNSMRRELGFGAVPVRLTLRAPKNPFGNKDG
- a CDS encoding PQQ-binding-like beta-propeller repeat protein, which codes for MTKHFRTSAALAALMALGACGVFKGAPKKTPTIGNRVPILVSETGVEADKTIADVQVLLPAPETNTDWSQPGGNAAKSMGQLALAAQPQRLWQSTIDGGSARDPLTTAPVVAEGKLFVVDVDGNVIAMNADTGAKLWSTAVSEGEANRSARFGGGVSYDSGTVFATDGLGDVIAASAADGKVLWRAKPSGPLRGSPTIANGNVYVLTQDNQLYAINQADGKIVWAGQGTLGTQGVLGVAAPSASQGTVIAGFSSGELNAYRYENGRMLWQDALSRTTISTSVSSLSDIDAAPVIDQGRVYALGQGGRMVALELSTGQRLWEQNFAGISTPWIAGEWIFLVTDDARLVALARSSGKARWIAQLQRFHNEKKKTGAITWFGPVLAGNRLILTNSEGQIVYANPGDGSVEATVDTKAPFALPPIVANGTLYVLDQKGRVTAYK